A single window of Streptomyces xanthii DNA harbors:
- a CDS encoding FHA domain-containing protein, producing the protein MPTCPNGHQSGSDDWCEVCGHRMAGAVPPPPPPPPAAGYGYPGPSVPQAPQGGGPGAPELCPQCRTPREGGAPFCEECRWNFLTNTATSYTPAAPNPPLPHTSGGPQGAQGANPALRFQQPPQGPDPYEYQGSRPSQVNRPAEPIPPNPFGGDPSGPMAPPPGPHATGGGVPQAFQQQPPPPAPVQPGPPGPPAPPAPSFGGGDDWVISPPSSQQPGPPAPPPHGFQQQPMPPAPQPGPPGPVTWSATIGPDREYFMAMMQRSGPEASGLNLPAYSPEQRRELVGNQISIGRRRHSTGDTPDIDLSVPPEDPGVSHQHAVLVQQPDGSWAVVDQNSTNGTTVNGGDEPIQPFVPIPLQDGDRVHVGAWTTITIHRG; encoded by the coding sequence ATGCCGACCTGCCCGAACGGACACCAGTCGGGTTCCGACGACTGGTGCGAGGTCTGCGGTCACCGCATGGCCGGTGCCGTGCCCCCGCCCCCGCCGCCGCCCCCGGCCGCCGGTTACGGATATCCCGGCCCGTCGGTGCCGCAGGCGCCGCAGGGCGGCGGACCGGGCGCGCCCGAACTGTGCCCGCAGTGCCGTACGCCGCGTGAGGGCGGTGCGCCGTTCTGCGAGGAGTGCCGCTGGAACTTCCTCACGAACACGGCGACGTCGTACACCCCGGCCGCGCCGAACCCGCCGCTGCCGCACACCTCCGGTGGCCCGCAGGGGGCGCAGGGCGCCAATCCGGCGCTGCGCTTCCAGCAGCCGCCGCAGGGGCCCGACCCGTACGAGTACCAGGGTTCGCGGCCCTCGCAGGTGAACCGGCCGGCCGAGCCGATCCCGCCGAACCCGTTCGGGGGCGACCCCTCGGGGCCGATGGCTCCGCCGCCGGGTCCGCACGCGACGGGCGGCGGTGTCCCGCAGGCCTTCCAGCAGCAGCCGCCTCCCCCGGCGCCGGTGCAGCCGGGCCCGCCCGGTCCGCCCGCGCCGCCCGCCCCGTCCTTCGGCGGCGGGGACGACTGGGTGATCTCGCCCCCGTCCTCGCAGCAGCCGGGCCCGCCCGCGCCGCCGCCCCATGGTTTCCAGCAGCAGCCGATGCCGCCGGCGCCGCAGCCCGGTCCGCCCGGGCCTGTGACCTGGTCGGCGACGATCGGTCCTGACCGCGAGTACTTCATGGCGATGATGCAGCGCAGCGGTCCCGAGGCGTCGGGTCTGAACCTGCCCGCGTACTCGCCGGAGCAGCGCCGTGAGCTGGTGGGCAACCAGATCTCGATCGGCCGCCGCCGGCACTCGACCGGGGACACCCCGGACATCGACCTGTCGGTGCCGCCGGAGGACCCCGGGGTCTCGCACCAGCACGCGGTGCTCGTGCAGCAGCCGGACGGTTCGTGGGCGGTCGTCGACCAGAACTCGACGAACGGCACGACGGTCAACGGCGGCGACGAGCCCATCCAGCCCTTCGTCCCCATCCCGCTCCAGGACGGCGACCGCGTCCACGTGGGCGCGTGGACGACGATCACGATCCATCGCGGCTGA
- a CDS encoding vWA domain-containing protein: MANFSKSNAPQFSVEVYQNEYLPEGGRDVNAIVTVTSTGGGTVGAASGAVGAPNLYSAGGGPDAAVALMVDCSGSMDYPPTKMRGAREASAAAIDTLRDGVRFAVIDGTHVAREVYPGGGRLAVADPATREQAKQALRKLSAGGGTAIGTWLRLADRLLSSPEVSPTAVRHGILLTDGRNEHESPEDLKAALDHCAGRFTCDARGVGTDWEVKEVTGIASALLGTADIVADPAHLAGDFTQMMETAMGKEVADVALRLWTPLGSEITFVKQVAPAVEELTDRRTEAGPRAGDYPTGSWGDESRDYHVCVRVPNAELGQEMLAARVSLVIPQPDGTAQTLSQGLVRAVWTDDMAASTSINPQVAHYTGQAELAQVIQQGLDARKAGDVDGATAKLGRAVQLAALSGNADTAKLLSKVVDVVDAAEGTVRLKAKVAEADEMTLETRSTKTVRVKKQA, encoded by the coding sequence ATGGCCAACTTCTCGAAATCGAACGCCCCGCAGTTCTCGGTGGAGGTCTACCAGAACGAGTACCTGCCGGAGGGCGGCCGTGACGTCAACGCGATCGTCACGGTCACGTCCACCGGCGGGGGCACCGTCGGCGCGGCGAGCGGCGCGGTGGGGGCGCCGAACCTGTACAGCGCGGGCGGGGGCCCGGACGCGGCGGTCGCGCTGATGGTGGACTGCTCGGGCTCGATGGACTATCCGCCGACGAAGATGCGCGGTGCCCGCGAGGCGTCGGCGGCGGCGATCGACACGCTGCGCGACGGGGTGCGCTTCGCGGTGATCGACGGCACGCACGTGGCGCGGGAGGTCTATCCGGGCGGCGGCCGGCTCGCGGTCGCGGACCCGGCCACCCGCGAGCAGGCCAAGCAGGCGCTGCGCAAGCTGTCGGCGGGCGGCGGCACCGCGATCGGCACGTGGCTGCGGCTGGCCGACCGGCTGCTGTCCTCGCCCGAGGTGTCCCCGACGGCGGTGCGGCACGGCATCCTGCTGACCGACGGGCGCAACGAGCACGAGTCGCCGGAGGACCTGAAGGCCGCGCTCGACCACTGCGCGGGCCGCTTCACGTGCGATGCGCGCGGGGTCGGCACCGACTGGGAGGTGAAAGAGGTCACAGGGATCGCCTCCGCGCTGCTCGGCACGGCGGACATCGTCGCGGATCCGGCACATCTGGCCGGGGATTTCACGCAGATGATGGAGACGGCGATGGGCAAGGAGGTCGCGGACGTGGCGCTGCGCCTGTGGACCCCGCTCGGCTCCGAGATCACGTTCGTCAAGCAGGTGGCGCCCGCGGTCGAGGAGTTGACCGACCGCCGCACCGAGGCGGGCCCGCGCGCCGGTGACTATCCGACGGGCTCGTGGGGCGACGAGTCCCGCGACTACCACGTGTGCGTGCGGGTGCCGAACGCGGAGCTGGGCCAGGAGATGCTCGCGGCCCGGGTCTCGCTGGTGATCCCGCAGCCCGACGGCACGGCGCAGACGCTGTCGCAGGGGCTGGTGCGGGCGGTGTGGACGGACGACATGGCGGCGTCCACGTCGATCAATCCGCAGGTCGCGCACTACACGGGCCAGGCCGAACTGGCGCAGGTCATCCAGCAGGGGCTGGACGCCCGCAAGGCCGGAGACGTGGACGGGGCGACCGCGAAGCTGGGCCGCGCGGTGCAGCTGGCGGCGCTCTCCGGAAACGCGGACACCGCGAAGCTGCTTTCGAAGGTGGTGGACGTGGTGGATGCCGCGGAAGGTACTGTTCGATTGAAGGCGAAGGTCGCGGAGGCCGACGAGATGACTCTCGAGACCCGGTCCACCAAGACGGTTCGCGTGAAGAAACAAGCCTGA
- a CDS encoding globin codes for MTEIPRDTLQELTFYEQVGGEETFRRLVHRFYEGVAADPLLRPMYPEEDLGPAEERLVLFLMQYWGGPRTYSEHRGHPRLRMRHAPFQVDRAAHDAWLRHMRDAVDELGLSEEHERTLWNYLTYAAASMVNTAG; via the coding sequence GTGACTGAGATCCCGCGCGACACGCTTCAGGAGCTGACGTTCTACGAGCAGGTGGGTGGCGAGGAGACGTTCCGCCGCCTGGTGCACCGGTTCTACGAGGGCGTGGCCGCGGACCCGCTGCTGCGTCCGATGTACCCGGAGGAGGACCTGGGCCCGGCCGAGGAGCGGCTCGTGCTGTTCCTGATGCAGTACTGGGGCGGCCCGCGCACGTACAGCGAGCACCGGGGGCATCCGCGGCTGCGGATGCGGCACGCGCCGTTCCAGGTGGACCGCGCGGCGCACGACGCGTGGCTGCGGCACATGCGGGACGCGGTGGACGAGCTCGGCCTGTCCGAGGAGCACGAGCGCACGCTGTGGAACTACCTGACGTACGCGGCGGCCTCGATGGTGAACACCGCCGGCTGA
- a CDS encoding PP2C family serine/threonine-protein phosphatase — translation MSVCPSCAEPLEESDRFCGACGYDLSAGPDDRPTLTMAAPDLGPENEAESEPGAASVEWPAAQEVDSSDTPAPVHLPTDLEGTDSAGGELPTAVRFDGPDAAADDSGEDFRLAAPDPRTATTQELEAATPPAGTKLCVACRSGQVDPDGYCENCGHAQPRERDHMEQELGAVAAVSDRGLRHHRNEDAFAVSSAALPDGSPAVVAVVCDGVSSATRPDDASLAASRAANEALHESLPRGTHPQQALHEAIVAAADAVNALAAEPETAREHQPHQNAPACTFVGSVVTKELLVVGWVGDSRAYWVPDDRTAPAARLTEDDSWAAQMVAAGLMNEAEAYADERAHAITGWLGADAYELEPHTASFKPDRPGVVVVCTDGLWNYAESAQDMARAVPADAAARPLHAAQVLVGHALDGGGHDNVTVAVLPFPVPPTGAGSA, via the coding sequence ATGTCAGTGTGTCCCAGCTGCGCGGAACCGCTCGAGGAGAGCGACCGCTTCTGCGGCGCGTGCGGGTACGACCTGTCGGCGGGGCCGGACGACCGGCCGACGCTGACGATGGCCGCACCCGACCTCGGGCCGGAGAACGAGGCGGAGAGCGAGCCCGGGGCCGCCTCCGTGGAGTGGCCGGCCGCGCAGGAGGTGGACAGCTCGGACACTCCCGCGCCGGTGCATCTGCCGACCGATCTGGAGGGCACGGACTCGGCGGGCGGTGAACTGCCCACGGCGGTCCGCTTCGACGGGCCCGACGCGGCGGCCGACGACTCCGGTGAGGACTTCCGGCTCGCGGCGCCCGACCCGCGGACGGCGACGACGCAGGAGCTGGAGGCGGCGACGCCGCCGGCCGGCACCAAGCTGTGCGTGGCGTGCCGGTCCGGGCAGGTCGACCCGGACGGCTACTGCGAGAACTGCGGGCACGCCCAGCCGCGCGAACGCGACCACATGGAGCAGGAGTTGGGCGCGGTCGCCGCGGTCAGCGACCGGGGCCTGCGCCACCACCGCAACGAGGACGCGTTCGCGGTGTCGTCGGCGGCGCTGCCCGACGGCTCCCCCGCGGTGGTCGCCGTGGTCTGCGACGGGGTGTCCTCGGCGACCCGGCCGGACGACGCGTCCCTGGCCGCGTCCCGGGCGGCCAACGAGGCGCTGCACGAGTCCCTGCCGCGCGGGACGCACCCGCAGCAGGCGCTGCACGAGGCGATCGTGGCGGCGGCCGACGCGGTGAACGCGCTGGCGGCGGAGCCCGAGACGGCCCGCGAGCACCAGCCGCACCAGAACGCGCCGGCCTGCACCTTCGTCGGCTCCGTCGTCACCAAGGAGCTGCTCGTCGTCGGCTGGGTCGGCGACTCGCGCGCCTACTGGGTGCCGGACGACCGGACCGCGCCCGCGGCCCGGCTCACCGAGGACGACTCGTGGGCGGCGCAGATGGTGGCGGCCGGCCTGATGAACGAGGCGGAGGCGTACGCCGACGAGCGGGCCCACGCGATCACGGGCTGGCTCGGCGCGGACGCGTACGAACTGGAGCCGCACACCGCCTCGTTCAAGCCGGACCGGCCCGGGGTGGTCGTGGTGTGCACGGACGGGCTGTGGAACTACGCGGAGTCGGCGCAGGACATGGCGCGGGCCGTCCCGGCCGACGCGGCGGCGCGGCCGCTGCACGCGGCGCAGGTTCTGGTCGGTCACGCCCTGGACGGCGGCGGGCACGACAACGTAACAGTGGCGGTGCTGCCGTTCCCCGTCCCGCCGACGGGGGCAGGATCGGCCTGA
- a CDS encoding methyltransferase domain-containing protein: MGAEHADAEGGDSDGDLAVRAERARAALVREIELNGAFDADPRWRDAFAAVPRHLFVPYYIVGVPGGYERLWGQDPDPRRRLRWLEGAYADQPLATRMRDGELISSSSQPSLMATMLVELGVEDGDRVLEVGAGTGYNAALLAHRLGPDAVTTVDLDPEITESARAHLAAAGYRAVVVTGDGARGCPERAPFDRIIVTCALRGVPFVWLEQCRPGARILAPLSTGIVVLTVRDAGFAQGRFLSTSAYFVALRGAGGGEAGSGWAGRLPRSLVRDEVFRFVLTLVGEYGGVDAREVLRVWEREGRPGRERFGVTLDQGRAYAWLDDPAGPHVWPLRGSA; encoded by the coding sequence ATGGGTGCAGAGCACGCCGACGCCGAGGGCGGCGACAGCGACGGTGACCTCGCGGTCCGTGCGGAGCGGGCACGGGCCGCACTCGTGCGCGAGATCGAGCTGAACGGGGCCTTCGACGCCGATCCCCGCTGGCGGGACGCGTTCGCCGCCGTGCCGCGCCACCTCTTCGTGCCGTACTACATCGTCGGCGTCCCCGGCGGCTACGAGCGGCTGTGGGGGCAGGATCCCGACCCGCGGCGGCGCCTGCGCTGGCTGGAGGGCGCCTACGCGGACCAGCCGCTGGCCACCCGGATGCGGGACGGGGAGCTGATCTCCTCCAGCAGCCAGCCCTCGCTCATGGCGACGATGCTCGTCGAGCTCGGCGTGGAGGACGGGGACCGGGTCCTGGAGGTCGGCGCCGGCACCGGCTACAACGCGGCGCTGCTCGCGCACCGGCTCGGGCCCGACGCCGTCACGACCGTCGACCTCGACCCCGAGATCACCGAGTCGGCGCGGGCCCATCTCGCCGCCGCCGGGTACCGGGCGGTCGTCGTCACCGGGGACGGGGCGCGCGGGTGTCCCGAACGGGCGCCGTTCGACCGGATCATCGTGACGTGCGCGCTGCGCGGGGTGCCGTTCGTGTGGCTGGAGCAGTGCCGGCCGGGGGCGCGGATCCTGGCGCCGCTCTCCACGGGGATCGTCGTGCTCACGGTGCGGGACGCGGGGTTCGCGCAGGGGAGGTTCCTGAGCACCTCGGCGTACTTCGTCGCCCTGCGGGGGGCCGGCGGCGGGGAGGCCGGATCAGGGTGGGCCGGCCGCCTGCCGAGGAGTCTCGTACGGGACGAGGTGTTCCGGTTCGTTCTCACGCTGGTCGGCGAGTACGGGGGTGTGGACGCGCGGGAGGTGCTCCGGGTGTGGGAGCGGGAGGGGCGGCCGGGGCGTGAGCGGTTCGGGGTGACCCTGGATCAGGGCCGGGCCTATGCGTGGCTGGACGATCCGGCGGGGCCGCATGTGTGGCCTCTGCGGGGTTCCGCCTAA
- a CDS encoding ABC transporter permease: MWDFVLLRVRAHRLLLTAAVLAVLLTTSVLAMLSAFSGAIGDASLRHMLRTRDATTTALVVKADVPVSGRDAAGAAVRKGTDRAFDGLPVRRQSLIASGAYALPGPDRDRPDLTRFAVLDRSEVKLTDGRLPRAVPGKTVEAALPQAAAQQLKLAPGDRLVLTDRLGGKKLTVELTGVYRPARPQSPYWALDELGGHGVQKVSFTTYGPLMADPSVLSGGRVGVGESAWLATADFSAVTTGRIDALRDAARAGTRQLEHDPALAGSVTVTGSLPDVLTRAERALLVSRSTLLIVALQLVLLAGYALLLVARLLSAERAGETWTLRARGGSRGRIASLAAREALLLALPAAVCAPLLAGPLTRLVAAQGALSRIGLKLDVGVGAASVWLVGIGVAVGCALAVTLPALTAQGPGGGRARALPAPLRAGADVGLLVVAAVAYWQLDQQTSGTGALSSDSKGSLGIDPLLVVAPALALLAGTVLTLRLLPPVARLAERGAARGRGLSTALAGWQFSRRPMRGAGPVLLLVLASAMGMLAVGQGASWDRSQRDQADFRAGASVRVQGTEPGMAQAAAYPAVPGVEDAAPARRVEVPLQSGRTSTALALDTARVHDGMLMRDDLSGSTPGKVLGAVRPARSADPGAPVPKDAASLSFALRAKTVSGGKGAPPGETTAVAATVVDRFGLPYRLTLGKLPVDGREHRLDTGLGRAAYPLRLTGLEFVTEQHLGENASQRVTLRSVRARTAAGAEEPLDLSAARWRTQLPDPEGTTGGDDPASAGDAPATAPRVERAGSGLAFTYDTGFVSAEDAGWFVATPSTTVRLTVRRQVALTVPAVATDRFLASADLKKGDTMDLPVPTGTVRIRIAGSVRALPTTGAADPERDGGAVLLDLHAANRALTELGYPALDPDEWWLTTKPGDDARAAAAARDLPGVDASQVTARAELVDALRDDPLGAGPQSALSAAALVAAALAAVGFAVNTVGSLRERGDEFAVLTALGASRRRLTRLVAAEQGVLVTIGLLVGAALGAFLTRAVVPLIVLTGDASRPVPEVLIQLPPSQVALLLGGVALTPVLIIAALALRRPPQLASVLRTQGGE, from the coding sequence GTGTGGGATTTCGTCCTCCTGCGGGTGCGGGCGCACCGCCTGCTGCTCACCGCGGCCGTCCTCGCCGTCCTGCTCACGACGTCCGTCCTCGCGATGCTCAGCGCGTTCTCGGGGGCGATCGGCGACGCCTCGCTGCGGCACATGCTGCGCACCCGGGACGCTACGACGACCGCGCTCGTGGTGAAGGCGGACGTGCCGGTGTCCGGCCGCGACGCCGCCGGGGCGGCCGTCCGCAAGGGCACGGACCGCGCTTTCGACGGACTTCCGGTGCGCCGTCAGTCGCTCATCGCGTCGGGCGCGTACGCGCTGCCGGGACCGGATCGGGACCGGCCTGATCTGACCAGGTTCGCGGTCCTCGACCGCTCCGAGGTGAAGCTGACCGACGGCCGGCTCCCCCGGGCCGTCCCCGGAAAGACGGTCGAGGCGGCGCTGCCCCAGGCCGCCGCGCAGCAGCTGAAGCTCGCGCCCGGTGACCGTCTCGTCCTCACCGACCGGCTCGGCGGCAAGAAGCTCACCGTCGAACTGACCGGCGTCTACCGCCCGGCCCGCCCGCAGTCCCCGTACTGGGCGCTCGACGAGCTCGGCGGGCACGGCGTGCAGAAGGTGAGCTTCACGACGTACGGGCCGCTGATGGCGGACCCGTCGGTGCTGTCCGGGGGCCGGGTCGGCGTGGGCGAGTCGGCGTGGCTGGCCACCGCGGACTTCTCGGCGGTGACCACCGGGCGGATCGACGCGCTGCGCGACGCGGCGCGGGCGGGCACCCGGCAACTGGAGCACGACCCGGCGCTCGCCGGTTCGGTGACGGTCACCGGTTCTCTGCCCGACGTGCTGACCCGGGCCGAGCGGGCCCTGCTCGTGTCGCGGTCCACCCTGCTGATCGTGGCGCTGCAACTGGTGCTGCTCGCCGGATACGCGCTGCTGCTCGTGGCGCGGCTGCTGAGCGCCGAACGGGCCGGGGAGACCTGGACGTTGCGGGCGCGCGGCGGCTCCCGGGGGCGGATCGCCTCGCTCGCGGCCCGCGAGGCGCTGCTGCTCGCGCTGCCCGCCGCGGTGTGCGCGCCGCTGCTCGCGGGCCCGCTGACCCGGCTCGTCGCCGCGCAGGGCGCCCTGTCCCGGATCGGCCTGAAGCTCGACGTGGGGGTGGGCGCCGCCTCGGTGTGGCTGGTCGGCATCGGCGTCGCGGTGGGCTGCGCGCTCGCGGTGACGCTGCCCGCGCTGACCGCGCAGGGTCCCGGCGGCGGCCGGGCCAGGGCGCTGCCGGCGCCGCTGCGGGCCGGCGCGGACGTGGGCCTGCTGGTCGTCGCGGCCGTCGCCTACTGGCAGTTGGACCAGCAGACCTCGGGCACGGGCGCGCTGAGCAGCGACAGCAAGGGCAGTCTCGGCATCGACCCGCTGCTCGTGGTGGCGCCCGCGCTGGCGCTGCTCGCCGGCACCGTCCTCACGCTGCGGCTGCTGCCGCCGGTGGCGCGGCTCGCGGAGCGCGGCGCCGCCCGCGGCCGGGGTCTGTCGACGGCGCTCGCGGGCTGGCAGTTCAGCCGCCGCCCGATGCGCGGCGCGGGCCCGGTGCTGCTCCTCGTCCTCGCTTCGGCGATGGGCATGCTCGCGGTCGGCCAGGGCGCCTCGTGGGACCGCTCGCAGCGGGACCAGGCGGACTTCCGGGCGGGCGCGTCGGTGCGGGTGCAGGGCACGGAGCCCGGCATGGCGCAGGCGGCGGCGTATCCGGCGGTGCCGGGCGTCGAGGACGCGGCGCCCGCGCGGCGCGTCGAGGTCCCGCTGCAGAGCGGCCGGACCAGCACCGCGCTGGCCCTGGACACGGCCCGCGTCCACGACGGGATGCTGATGCGCGACGACCTCTCCGGCTCGACGCCGGGGAAGGTGCTCGGCGCGGTGCGTCCGGCGCGCTCCGCCGACCCCGGGGCGCCGGTGCCGAAGGACGCGGCGAGCCTCTCGTTCGCGCTGCGCGCGAAGACCGTCTCCGGTGGGAAGGGCGCGCCGCCCGGCGAGACGACGGCGGTCGCGGCCACGGTCGTGGACCGCTTCGGCCTGCCGTACCGCCTCACGCTCGGCAAGCTCCCGGTCGACGGCCGCGAGCACCGGCTCGACACCGGTCTGGGCCGGGCCGCGTACCCGCTGCGCCTGACGGGCCTGGAGTTCGTGACGGAGCAGCACCTCGGCGAGAACGCCTCGCAGCGGGTCACCCTGCGGTCCGTGCGGGCCCGCACGGCGGCGGGGGCCGAGGAGCCGCTCGACCTGTCCGCCGCGCGCTGGCGCACTCAGCTGCCGGACCCCGAGGGCACGACGGGCGGGGACGACCCGGCCTCCGCGGGGGACGCCCCGGCGACCGCGCCGCGCGTGGAGCGGGCCGGCTCCGGTCTCGCGTTCACGTACGACACCGGGTTCGTCTCCGCCGAGGACGCCGGATGGTTCGTGGCGACGCCGAGCACGACGGTGCGGCTCACGGTGCGCCGGCAGGTGGCGCTCACCGTCCCGGCGGTGGCCACCGACCGGTTCCTGGCCTCGGCCGACCTGAAGAAGGGCGACACGATGGACCTGCCGGTGCCCACCGGCACCGTACGGATCCGGATCGCCGGATCGGTCCGTGCCCTGCCGACGACCGGCGCCGCCGACCCCGAGCGCGACGGCGGAGCCGTCCTCCTCGACCTGCACGCGGCGAACCGCGCCCTCACCGAGCTCGGGTACCCGGCGCTCGACCCCGACGAGTGGTGGCTGACCACGAAGCCTGGCGATGACGCGCGCGCCGCCGCGGCCGCGCGGGATCTGCCCGGCGTCGACGCCTCGCAGGTGACCGCGCGCGCCGAGCTGGTGGACGCGCTGCGCGACGACCCGCTGGGCGCGGGCCCGCAGTCCGCCCTGTCGGCCGCGGCCCTGGTCGCGGCCGCGCTCGCGGCGGTCGGCTTCGCGGTCAACACGGTGGGCTCGCTGCGCGAACGCGGCGACGAGTTCGCGGTCCTCACCGCGCTCGGCGCGTCCCGCCGCCGCCTGACCCGGCTCGTCGCCGCCGAGCAGGGCGTGCTCGTCACGATCGGACTGCTCGTGGGCGCGGCGCTCGGCGCGTTCCTGACCCGGGCCGTGGTGCCGCTGATCGTGCTGACCGGGGACGCGTCCCGGCCCGTGCCCGAGGTGCTGATCCAGCTTCCGCCGTCACAGGTGGCGTTGCTGCTCGGCGGCGTCGCCCTGACCCCCGTACTGATCATCGCGGCGCTCGCGCTGCGCCGGCCGCCGCAGCTCGCGTCCGTGCTGCGCACGCAGGGAGGCGAGTGA